The following are encoded together in the Triticum dicoccoides isolate Atlit2015 ecotype Zavitan chromosome 6B, WEW_v2.0, whole genome shotgun sequence genome:
- the LOC119326332 gene encoding pathogen-related protein-like — translation MASAGTGGDKYRSFMDGEGEKNTVWRHGVPPNFDVVNKLFEEERTKVDENLNSTEEEIRSLRERLEKSQKVYDSVKQEMINAENLRRREKEKRSSQKLENSILRHLRRQDGI, via the exons ATGGCGTCTGCTGGAACAGGAGGCGACAAGTACCGGTCGTTCATGGACGGCGAGGGCGAGAAGAACACCGTGTGGAGGCATGGAGTCCCTCCCAACTTCGACGTCGTGAACAAGCTCTTCGAGGAAGAGAGGACTAAG GTTGATGAAAACCTGAACAGTACGGAAGAGGAAATCCGGAGTCTCAGGGAGAGACTGGAGAAATCTCAGAAAGTGTACGATAGTGTCAAACAAGAAATGATAAATGCAGAGAACCTGAGAAGGCGAGAGAAGGAAAAGAGGAGCAGTCAGAAACTGGAGAACAGCATACTCAGGCACTTGAGAAGGCAAGACGGGATATAG
- the LOC119323941 gene encoding putative receptor-like protein kinase At3g47110: MPSSAVLFPSFVWFLYLFCFLCSLPLAICKETENDRQALLCFKSRLSGPARVLASWSNKSFDVCEWHGITCSKPYPRRVIALDLESEGISGSISPCVANLTSITRLQLSNNNLSGGIPSEIGLLRRLRELNLSRNNLEGNIPPSLGSSPSLTYVNLGVNALTGVIPESLAYSSSLRILWLNSNSLGGKLPKALFNTSSLVDISLQQNNLVGSIPVVTATYPPIEYLDLSDNHISGKMPSSLGNLSSLVDLRLTGNNLVGSIPESLGHISPLQILALTANNLSGTVPPSLFNMSSLTFLSLGNNSLAGRLPPNISYTLPNIQTLVLSTNKFDGPIPASLPKAYNLRRLYLYNNTLTGFIPFFGTLPNLEELDLSYNRLEAGNWGFMSSLTNCTRLTKLLLVGNHLQGKMPSSIGNLSDSLEWLWLRENKISGPIPPEIGNLKSLTRVYMDYNLITGNIPPTIGNLHRLVHLSFAHNKLSGQIPDTIGNLVKLISLKLDENNISGRIPASIGSCTQLEELNLRQNSLGGSIF; encoded by the coding sequence ATGCCATCTTCCGCTGTCTTGTTTCCAAGCTTTGTTTGGTTTCTATACCTCTTTTGCTTCCTTTGCAGCCTACCACTAGCCATCTGCAAGGAAACTGAAAATGATAGACAGGCCCTCCTTTGCTTCAAGTCCAGACTCTCAGGCCCAGCACGAGTTTTAGCTTCATGGAGCAATAAGTCCTTTGATGTTTGCGAGTGGCATGGGATCACCTGCAGCAAACCGTATCCTCGCCGTGTGATTGCGCTGGACCTCGAGTCGGAAGGCATATCAGGCTCCATATCACCTTGCGTTGCTAACCTGACTTCTATTACAAGGCTGCAGCTGTCAAACAACAACTTAAGTGGTGGCATACCATCGGAGATTGGCCTCCTGCGCCGTCTCCGTGAGCTCAACCTCAGCAGGAACAATTTGGAAGGTAACATACCGCCATCTTTGGGCAGCAGCCCTTCTCTCACATATGTCAATCTTGGGGTGAACGCTCTAACAGGGGTCATCCCGGAGTCCCTGGCATATAGTTCATCCCTCCGAATACTTTGGCTCAATAGCAATAGTCTTGGTGGAAAACTGCCAAAGGCTCTCTTCAACACATCATCTCTTGTTGACATTTCCCTCCAACAGAACAACCTTGTTGGTTCCATACCTGTTGTTACTGCCACCTATCCCCCTATTGAATACCTCGATTTAAGTGATAATCATATTTCAGGAAAAATGCCTTCCTCACTAGGGAACCTTTCCTCCCTTGTGGATCTTCGTCTTACAGGGAACAATTTAGTCGGGAGCATACCAGAGAGCTTAGGTCATATCTCACCTCTGCAGATACTGGCATTGACTGCCAACAACTTGTCTGGGACAGTTCCACCATCTCTCTTCAATATGTCATCTCTGACATTTCTTAGCCTAGGAAACAACTCGCTTGCTGGAAGGTTACCCCCCAATATTAGCTACACACTCCCGAATATTCAGACATTAGTGCTCTCAACAAACAAGTTTGATGGCCCAATCCCAGCTTCTCTTCCAAAAGCTTACAACCTTCGTCGTCTTTACTTGTATAACAACACACTAACTGGGTTCATACCCTTCTTTGGGACATTGCCAAATTTGGAGGAACTTGATTTGTCATACAACAGGCTAGAAGCAGGAAACTGGGGATTTATGTCTTCACTCACAAATTGTACCAGGTTGACTAAGCTGCTGTTGGTTGGGAACCATCTTCAAGGCAAAATGCCAAGTTCGATAGGCAATCTTTCTGATAGTCTCGAGTGGCTTTGGCTAAGGGAAAACAAAATTTCTGGGCCTATACCACCGGAGATTGGCAATCTTAAGAGCCTcactagggtttacatggattaCAATCTTATCACTGGAAATATACCACCAACTATTGGTAATTTGCACCGCTTGGTCCATCTATCATTTGCACACAACAAACTGTCGGGGCAAATCCCAGATACTATTGGTAATCTTGTTAAGCTAATTTCATTGAAACTGGATGAGAACAACATTAGTGGAAGGATACCTGCAAGTATAGGAAGTTGTACTCAACTCGAGGAACTGAACCTTCGTCAGAACTCACTAGGTGGGAGTATATTTTAA
- the LOC119323778 gene encoding protein ENHANCED DISEASE RESISTANCE 2-like isoform X2 has translation MVRYGRRKIGRSFFHTRYFVLESKLLAYYKKKPKDSMVPLKSLLIDGNCRVEDRGLKTHHGQMIYVLCVYNKKEKEHQITMGAYDIEDALAWKKKIEQIIDQQQDSMADKNRKAFASMDFDTELGGQFAFSDHDSAAEEEEERPILTRRTTIGNGPPESIRDWTNEPDIGSNQNEPSQFSSKKNWRLLRCQNGLRIFEELLEVDYLARSCSRAMRAVGVVEATCEAIFGLVMSMDVTRYEWDCSFRYGSLVEEVDGHTAIIYHKLQLHWCPMLVWPRDLCYVRYWRRNDDGSYVVLFRSVDHPNCGRQRGYVRAFIESGGFKITPLKCRNGRPRTQVQHLMQIDLKGWFLNYSASFQYHTLLQIQNCVAGLREYFSQTDECHIAPRIPVMEKMFDPSADQKNPQPRAIDKIKPLDKDQKDGRNMSIIEEESDEDDDYQVPEANIEDDSNKSDNDAKPEEPPEKIDLSCFSGVLHRDPDEKTRNCWTVPDSTLFKVRSKNFPTDKSKIPAASYLMELAAIDWFKDTKRMDNVGRQKGCVAQLAAEKGMHTFVANIQIPGSTHYSIVMYFVTNTMKKGSLLQRFFDGDDEFRNSRLKLIPAVPKGSWIVRQSVGSTPCLLGKAVDCSYIRAPGYLEVDVDIGSSAVANGVLGLVFGVVTTLVVDMAFLIQANTYEELPEQVIGAARLAHVEPAAAIVPDLDNTNSDSKDSNNDDNITNNNSTNNNNATSSEDDSSKKTN, from the exons ATGGTGCGCTACGGCCGGCGCAAGATCGGCCGGTCCTTCTTCCACACCAGATACTTCGTGCTCGAGTCCAAGCTGCTCGCATACTACAAGAAGAAGCCCAAGGACAGCATG GTGCCGCTAAAGTCACTTCTAATCGACGGGAATTGCAGGGTGGAGGATAGAGGACTGAAAACACATCACGGGCAG ATGATTTATGTCCTTTGCGTTTATAACAAGAAAGAAAAGGAGCACCAAATCACG ATGGGTGCGTATGACATTGAAGACGCACTGGCTTGGAAAAAGAAGATAGAGCAGATAATCGATCAG CAGCAAGACTCTATGGCAGACAAAAACCGTAAGGCCTTTGCTTCGATGGACTTCGATACGGAACTTGGAGGGCAGTTTGCATTCTCAGATCATGACAGCGC agctgaagaagaagaggagcggCCCATTTTGACTCGTAGGACGACTATAGGGAATG GTCCCCCCGAATCGATACGCGACTGGACCAATGAGCCTGATATTGGGTCAAATCAGAATGAGCCGAGTCAATTTTCTTCCAAGAAGAATTGGCGGCTGCTTCGATGCCAAAATG GACTTCGCATCTTCGAAGAACTTCTTGAAGTCGATTACCTT GCAAGAAGCTGTAGCCGTGCTATGAGGGCTGTCGGGGTAGTGGAAGCAACATGTGAAGCTATTTTTGGTCTAGTGATGAGCATGGACGTGACAAGATATGA gTGGGACTGTAGCTTTCGCTACGGAAGTTTAGTTGAAGAGGTGGATGGCCACACTGCAATAATCTATCACAAGTTGCAGCTGCACTGGTGTCCAAT GCTAGTTTGGCCCAGGGATCTTTGTTATGTCCGCTACTGGCGGCGGAATGATGATGGAAGCTATG TTGTTCTGTTTCGATCTGTCGACCATCCTAACTGTGGCCGGCAAAGAGGGTATGTGAGGGCTTTCATCGAAA GTGGTGGGTTCAAGATTACTCCTCTCAAGTGTCGCAACGGACGGCCCCGTACCCAGGTCCAACACCTTATGCAGATTGATCTGAAAGGATGGTTCCTCAACTACTCCGCTTCCTTTCAGTaccatactttgctgcaaatacagAACTGTGTTGCCG GCCTGCGCGAGTACTTCTCACAGACAGATGAATGCCATATAGCTCCAAGGATTCCTGTGATGGAGAAAATGTTCGATCCATCGGCAGATCAGAAAAACCCGCAGCCTCGTGCAATCGACAAGATTAAACCATTAGATAAAGACCAAAAAGATGGTAGAAACATGTCAATCATCGAGGAAGAATCCGATGAGGACGATGACTACCAAGTTCCTGAAGCTAACATAGAG GATGACTCCAACAAATCTGACAACGACGCTAAGCCAG AAGAACCTCCAGAAAAGATTGATTTATCGTGCTTTTCGGGCGTCCTTCATCGTGATCCGGATGAGAAAACCCGCAACTGTTGGACAGTACCTGATAGCACCCTCTTTAAAGTTCGCAGCAAGAACTTCCCCACTGATAAATCGAAG ATACCTGCAGCAAGTTACCTCATGGAGCTCGCTGCGATCGACTGGTTTAAGGACACCAAGCGTATGGACAATGTTGGCAGGCAGAAAGGCTGTGTTGCTCAG CTTGCTGCTGAGAAAGGGATGCACACATTTGTTGCCAACATACAA ATTCCTGGATCGACCCATTACAGCATAGTGATGTATTTCGTCACAAATACCATGAAAAAGGGATCGTTGCTGCAACGTTTCttcgacggtgatgatgaattcCGCAATAGTAGACTGAAGCTTATACCGGCCGTTCCGAAG GGTTCTTGGATAGTGCGGCAAAGTGTCGGAAGCACCCCTTGTTTGCTGGGAAAGGCCGTCGACTGCAGCTACATACGTGCCCCGGGGTACTTGGAA GTGGATGTTGACATCGGTTCTTCCGCGGTAGCCAATGGGGTTCTGGGGCTGGTGTTTGGTGTTGTCACAACATTGGTAGTTGACATGGCCTTCCTAATACAG GCGAACACGTACGAGGAGCTCCCGGAGCAGGTGATCGGCGCTGCTCGGCTGGCTCACGTCGAACCAGCGGCAGCAATAGTTCCTGACCTTGATAATACCAACAGCGACAGTAAAGATAGCAACAACGACGACAACATCACCAACAACAACAGCACTAACAACAACAACGCGACTTCCTCAGAGGACGATTCGTCCAAGAAAACCAACTGA
- the LOC119323778 gene encoding protein ENHANCED DISEASE RESISTANCE 2-like isoform X1 has translation MVRYGRRKIGRSFFHTRYFVLESKLLAYYKKKPKDSMVPLKSLLIDGNCRVEDRGLKTHHGQMIYVLCVYNKKEKEHQITMGAYDIEDALAWKKKIEQIIDQQDSMADKNRKAFASMDFDTELGGQFAFSDHDSAAEEEEERPILTRRTTIGNGPPESIRDWTNEPDIGSNQNEPSQFSSKKNWRLLRCQNGLRIFEELLEVDYLARSCSRAMRAVGVVEATCEAIFGLVMSMDVTRYEWDCSFRYGSLVEEVDGHTAIIYHKLQLHWCPMLVWPRDLCYVRYWRRNDDGSYVVLFRSVDHPNCGRQRGYVRAFIESGGFKITPLKCRNGRPRTQVQHLMQIDLKGWFLNYSASFQYHTLLQIQNCVAGLREYFSQTDECHIAPRIPVMEKMFDPSADQKNPQPRAIDKIKPLDKDQKDGRNMSIIEEESDEDDDYQVPEANIEDDSNKSDNDAKPEEPPEKIDLSCFSGVLHRDPDEKTRNCWTVPDSTLFKVRSKNFPTDKSKIPAASYLMELAAIDWFKDTKRMDNVGRQKGCVAQLAAEKGMHTFVANIQIPGSTHYSIVMYFVTNTMKKGSLLQRFFDGDDEFRNSRLKLIPAVPKGSWIVRQSVGSTPCLLGKAVDCSYIRAPGYLEVDVDIGSSAVANGVLGLVFGVVTTLVVDMAFLIQANTYEELPEQVIGAARLAHVEPAAAIVPDLDNTNSDSKDSNNDDNITNNNSTNNNNATSSEDDSSKKTN, from the exons ATGGTGCGCTACGGCCGGCGCAAGATCGGCCGGTCCTTCTTCCACACCAGATACTTCGTGCTCGAGTCCAAGCTGCTCGCATACTACAAGAAGAAGCCCAAGGACAGCATG GTGCCGCTAAAGTCACTTCTAATCGACGGGAATTGCAGGGTGGAGGATAGAGGACTGAAAACACATCACGGGCAG ATGATTTATGTCCTTTGCGTTTATAACAAGAAAGAAAAGGAGCACCAAATCACG ATGGGTGCGTATGACATTGAAGACGCACTGGCTTGGAAAAAGAAGATAGAGCAGATAATCGATCAG CAAGACTCTATGGCAGACAAAAACCGTAAGGCCTTTGCTTCGATGGACTTCGATACGGAACTTGGAGGGCAGTTTGCATTCTCAGATCATGACAGCGC agctgaagaagaagaggagcggCCCATTTTGACTCGTAGGACGACTATAGGGAATG GTCCCCCCGAATCGATACGCGACTGGACCAATGAGCCTGATATTGGGTCAAATCAGAATGAGCCGAGTCAATTTTCTTCCAAGAAGAATTGGCGGCTGCTTCGATGCCAAAATG GACTTCGCATCTTCGAAGAACTTCTTGAAGTCGATTACCTT GCAAGAAGCTGTAGCCGTGCTATGAGGGCTGTCGGGGTAGTGGAAGCAACATGTGAAGCTATTTTTGGTCTAGTGATGAGCATGGACGTGACAAGATATGA gTGGGACTGTAGCTTTCGCTACGGAAGTTTAGTTGAAGAGGTGGATGGCCACACTGCAATAATCTATCACAAGTTGCAGCTGCACTGGTGTCCAAT GCTAGTTTGGCCCAGGGATCTTTGTTATGTCCGCTACTGGCGGCGGAATGATGATGGAAGCTATG TTGTTCTGTTTCGATCTGTCGACCATCCTAACTGTGGCCGGCAAAGAGGGTATGTGAGGGCTTTCATCGAAA GTGGTGGGTTCAAGATTACTCCTCTCAAGTGTCGCAACGGACGGCCCCGTACCCAGGTCCAACACCTTATGCAGATTGATCTGAAAGGATGGTTCCTCAACTACTCCGCTTCCTTTCAGTaccatactttgctgcaaatacagAACTGTGTTGCCG GCCTGCGCGAGTACTTCTCACAGACAGATGAATGCCATATAGCTCCAAGGATTCCTGTGATGGAGAAAATGTTCGATCCATCGGCAGATCAGAAAAACCCGCAGCCTCGTGCAATCGACAAGATTAAACCATTAGATAAAGACCAAAAAGATGGTAGAAACATGTCAATCATCGAGGAAGAATCCGATGAGGACGATGACTACCAAGTTCCTGAAGCTAACATAGAG GATGACTCCAACAAATCTGACAACGACGCTAAGCCAG AAGAACCTCCAGAAAAGATTGATTTATCGTGCTTTTCGGGCGTCCTTCATCGTGATCCGGATGAGAAAACCCGCAACTGTTGGACAGTACCTGATAGCACCCTCTTTAAAGTTCGCAGCAAGAACTTCCCCACTGATAAATCGAAG ATACCTGCAGCAAGTTACCTCATGGAGCTCGCTGCGATCGACTGGTTTAAGGACACCAAGCGTATGGACAATGTTGGCAGGCAGAAAGGCTGTGTTGCTCAG CTTGCTGCTGAGAAAGGGATGCACACATTTGTTGCCAACATACAA ATTCCTGGATCGACCCATTACAGCATAGTGATGTATTTCGTCACAAATACCATGAAAAAGGGATCGTTGCTGCAACGTTTCttcgacggtgatgatgaattcCGCAATAGTAGACTGAAGCTTATACCGGCCGTTCCGAAG GGTTCTTGGATAGTGCGGCAAAGTGTCGGAAGCACCCCTTGTTTGCTGGGAAAGGCCGTCGACTGCAGCTACATACGTGCCCCGGGGTACTTGGAA GTGGATGTTGACATCGGTTCTTCCGCGGTAGCCAATGGGGTTCTGGGGCTGGTGTTTGGTGTTGTCACAACATTGGTAGTTGACATGGCCTTCCTAATACAG GCGAACACGTACGAGGAGCTCCCGGAGCAGGTGATCGGCGCTGCTCGGCTGGCTCACGTCGAACCAGCGGCAGCAATAGTTCCTGACCTTGATAATACCAACAGCGACAGTAAAGATAGCAACAACGACGACAACATCACCAACAACAACAGCACTAACAACAACAACGCGACTTCCTCAGAGGACGATTCGTCCAAGAAAACCAACTGA